A stretch of Dietzia lutea DNA encodes these proteins:
- a CDS encoding phosphoribosylaminoimidazolesuccinocarboxamide synthase, which produces MRPDLSSYRHLVSGKVRELYEIDDETLLMVATDRISAYDHVLGTPIPDKGRVLTAMSAFFFDAVDVPNHLAGPLDDERIPTEVLGRAMVVRRLEMVQAECVARGYLTGSGMTEYRESGTVCGIELPGGLVEASKLPEPIFTPATKAAVGDHDENISFDQLARIVGAELAERLRSTTLDIYSRAAEIAADRGVLLADTKFEFGLADGELILADEVLTPDSSRYWPADDYSPGRVQPSFDKQFVRNWLTGPEAGWNPGADTPPPVLPDEVVAATRDRYIEAYERISGLSFADWIGGDDA; this is translated from the coding sequence ATGCGACCCGATCTCTCCTCCTACCGCCACCTCGTCTCCGGGAAGGTCCGCGAGCTGTACGAGATCGACGACGAGACGCTGCTCATGGTGGCCACCGACAGGATCTCGGCGTACGACCACGTGCTCGGGACGCCCATCCCCGACAAGGGCCGGGTGCTCACCGCGATGAGCGCGTTCTTCTTCGACGCGGTCGACGTGCCCAATCACCTGGCGGGACCACTGGACGACGAGCGCATCCCGACCGAGGTGTTGGGGCGAGCGATGGTGGTGCGTCGGCTCGAGATGGTCCAGGCGGAGTGCGTGGCCCGCGGTTATCTGACCGGGTCGGGGATGACCGAGTACCGCGAGTCGGGCACGGTGTGTGGCATCGAGCTGCCCGGCGGCCTGGTCGAGGCGAGCAAGCTGCCCGAGCCGATCTTCACCCCGGCCACCAAGGCGGCGGTGGGCGACCATGACGAGAACATCTCGTTCGACCAGCTCGCCCGCATCGTCGGCGCGGAGCTCGCCGAGCGGTTGCGGTCCACCACTCTCGACATCTACTCGCGGGCCGCGGAGATCGCCGCCGACCGTGGCGTGCTGCTGGCGGACACGAAGTTCGAGTTCGGGCTGGCCGACGGCGAGCTGATCCTCGCCGACGAGGTGCTCACCCCGGACTCGTCCCGGTACTGGCCGGCCGACGACTACTCGCCGGGCCGCGTGCAGCCGAGCTTCGACAAGCAGTTCGTACGCAACTGGCTGACCGGGCCCGAGGCGGGTTGGAACCCCGGCGCCGACACTCCGCCGCCGGTGCTCCCCGACGAGGTGGTGGCCGCCACGCGCGATCGGTACATCGAGGCCTATGAGCGGATCTCCGGCCTGTCGTTCGCGGACTGGATCGGCGGTGACGACGCGTGA